In Leptidea sinapis chromosome 40, ilLepSina1.1, whole genome shotgun sequence, one DNA window encodes the following:
- the LOC126976382 gene encoding protein pigeon isoform X4 has translation MSLVNLAVKLCGVLQSQNDEEVTAREWRLVGQEQDGSQIFTWISTRDSKDVLHIGVYTNKTKTLLNLFTFDEKLNIIQASVNSSHSLLVYVVKVISVINEDEPKYCPYLISVLPDKVTGPEPIEEEGSTKQIMLQYVYGKSNKYSPGIRNDRFILFKHLECIKIYRSPMFLNECEDGSEKWGFDGIYPEPETIVNVFSWAQWDCVNQVLFYIHYRAPTQSFAEDEEVKSPTEPTPTLSALQFHADLPHETVLNIPLSLPHVPGAHGAGAACGSYEDDPVPLRVHDCSLDLYIVCDPRGLLCVCHHYLYKPLEDSTSSLVLDDVDLKESGVNFAYSVTLLHHGCVVHTVVPDLPWTLAKSLRPSYTLYAERQHTGGF, from the exons ATGTCTCTTGTGAATTTAGCTGTTAAGCTATGCGGAGTTTTACAATCACAAAACGACGAAG aaGTGACTGCACGTGAATGGCGTCTCGTTGGTCAAGAACAAGATGGGTCACAAATTTTCACATGGATATCAACCCGTGATTCAAAAGATGTCCTTCATATTGGAGTTTACACAAACAAAAcgaaaactttattgaatttatttacattCGATGAAAAGCTTAATATAATTCAAGCCTCAGTGAACTCCTCACATAGTTTATTAGTATATGTGGTGAAAGTTATATCTGTAATTAATGAGGATGAACCGAAGTACTGCCCCTACCTAATATCTGTGTTACCAGATAAGGTGACAGGTCCTGAGCCAATAGAAGAAGAAGGTTCTACTAAACAGATAATGTTACAATATGTATATGGAAAAAGTAACAAATACAGTCCTGGAATAAGAAATGACAGatttattctttttaaacatttagaat GTATCAAGATATATAGATCACCAATGTTTTTAAATGAGTGTGAAGATGGTTCAGAGAAATGGGGTTTTGACGGCATTTATCCAGAGCCAGAAACAATTGTAAATGTATTCTCTTGGGCGCAGTGGGATTGTGTTAATCAA GTTCTATTCTACATCCACTACCGCGCGCCGACGCAGAGCTTCGCCGAAGACGAGGAAGTCAAATCACCCACCGAGCCAACGCCTACTCTGTCAGCTCTGCAGTTCCATGCAGACTTACCCCACGAGACTGTg CTCAACATTCCGCTGAGCCTTCCGCACGTGCCGGGTGCGCACGGAGCGGGCGCAGCGTGCGGCTCGTACGAGGACGACCCCGTGCCGCTGCGGGTTCACGACTGCAGCCTCGACCTCTACATAGTGTGCGACCCGCGGGGGCTGCTCTGTGTCTGCCACCATTATCTCTACAAG CCCCTAGAGGATTCCACGAGCTCGCTAGTACTAGATGACGTAGACCTGAAGGAGTCAGGCGTGAACTTCGCCTACTCGGTGACTCTGCTGCATCACGGCTGCGTGGTACACACCGTGGTACCCGACCTGCCGTG